In Fibrobacter sp., the sequence TAGATTTCTTTTCCGGTGAGGAACTGGAGTTCGCCCTTCAGCTTCTCCAATTCTTCGCCCTTTCGACCGATAACGATACCCGGGCGAGCGGTAAAGAGGTTAACATTCACCTTCTTGACGGTACGTTCGATGCCAACCTTGGAAAGGGAAGCATGTTCGAAGCGCTTCATCAAGTAGCGACGGAGCACGATGTCTTCATAAAGAAGATCGGCAAACTTGTCTTCGGCATACCACTTGGATTCCCAGCCGCGGATAACGCCAAGACGAAGACCATTCGGATGAGTTTTCTGACCCATTGTAATTACTCCTTGTTGGCCACAACGACTGTGATGTGAGAGAGCGGCTTTTCGATACGGAAAGCACGACCCTGGGAACGCGGATGGATGCGCTTCATGATGGTTGCACCGTCAGCAGTGATGGTCTTGATGACCAGTTCTTCTGCGGCAACCGGAGCGGCAGACTTCTGCTTGAAGTTAGCAACAGCGGACTTCAAAGCATTTTCT encodes:
- the rplV gene encoding 50S ribosomal protein L22; amino-acid sequence: MQAVAKVKNVRYGVRKLRRVVDLVRGKSVAEAFAMLSILHTQTKGAPLVENALKSAVANFKQKSAAPVAAEELVIKTITADGATIMKRIHPRSQGRAFRIEKPLSHITVVVANKE